GAGGAAGTACTAAAAAACTTCCCTGAGATAAAAGAAATTGTTAGTGATGAAAAGGAACATGAAGAAGAACTTTTGGGAATCTTAGATGAGGAAAGACTAAAATATATAGGCTCCATGGTTTTGGGATTAAGTGATGCCTTAGTAGAACTTACAGGTACCCTCGCAGGATTAACCTTTTCTCTAAGAAACAATTCTCTTGTTGCTCTTTCAGTGCTTGTCACTGGAATTTCAGCATCTCTATCAATGGCAGGTTCTGAATATTTATCAACAAAGACCGAAGGAGAAGGTAAAAATCCTATAAAAGCATCTATTATCACAGGATTTACGTATATTTTGTCTGTATTCTTTTTAATTCTTCCCTATTTCTTATTTAAAAACTATATAATTTCCTTTATTTTCACCTTAATTTTGGCTCTTTGTCTTGTTATTTTCTTTACCTTTTATGTTTCTATAGCTCAAGATAAAGAATTTAAAAAACGATTCTTCGAAATGTCCTTTATTATTCTTTCTGTTTCCTTAATAACCTTTATAATTGGACTTTTAATAAAAAGAATTTTAGGAATAGAAATATAAGAGTACTTTGACCTCAATAAGGAAAAATTTTAATAGGCTATCAAAAGAATTAGGCAAATTCTTTCATAATGTTAGATTCCAACTCGAAGATAAAATCTATAAATCTCTTCCCTTTCTCTTAAAAAGAGATTTCGGAATTGAAGTATAAGATTAAATAAAAATCCTTCCTATTTTTATATTCTCTCAACTAAAATTTTCTTCTCCTTACATCTTCCCGCAACACAGTATTTCTCTTTATAATGAGCTATAAATTCATCTTTAAAATATTTAAGAGCAGAACTTATGGGTAAATATACTGACTGTCCCAAAGGACAGAAAGATGTATCTCTCATAACTAAACTTATACTTTCCATCTCTTCTAAATCCTTATCTTCTCCCTCTAAATGCGCAATTTTTTCAATTATATCTACCAATTTCTTAGTTCCTACTCTACAAGGAATACACCTTCCACAAGATTCATGTTTAAAAAAGCGAAGAACACTTTTCATCATATCCACAATACAGGCGGATTCATTCATGACTAAAATAGCACCAGATCCCAACACTGCTGCATATTCCTTCAAATTATCAAAGTCCATCTTAACATCTAACATTTCCTCTCCTAAGAAAGCTCCAGCAGCTCCCCCTACTAAGGCACATTTAAATTTCTTTCCTTCTTGAATTCCACCACCATATTGAAAGATAATTTCTCTTAATGTTGTTCCCATTTCTACTTCTATAAGTCCAGCATTAACAACATTTCCAAGAATTGTATATACTTTTGTTCCAGGACATTTCTCCGTTCCAAATTGTCTAAACCACTGGGCACCATTTAGAATAATATCAGGAACATTTGCTAAGGTTTCCACATTGTTAACTGAAGTGGGCTTTTCCCAGAGTCCTTTTATCACAGGATAGGGAGGTTTTATTCTTGGAATTCCTCTTTTTCCTTCTAAAGATTCAATAAGTGCGGTTTCTTCTCCACAAATATAAGCTCCTGCACCTTTTTTAATATAAATATCAAAAGAAAAGTTAGTCCCAAGAATATTTTCTCCCAAAAGTCCGTAACTTCTTGCGGTATCTATGGCTTTTTGTATCCTTTCTATAGAAAGCTTATATTCTCCTCTAATGTAAATGTATCCCAACCTTGCTCCTATAGCATATCCTGCTAAAGTCATCCCTTCCACAAT
This DNA window, taken from Dictyoglomus sp., encodes the following:
- a CDS encoding VIT1/CCC1 transporter family protein, which produces MKEEKIEKKILNLQKNEITEHFIYLKLSERIKDRHNKEILIKLSKEEKEHYRRLRDISKKDVKPNTFKIWFYFIIIKILGFTFGLKLMERGEKFAQKKYEEVLKNFPEIKEIVSDEKEHEEELLGILDEERLKYIGSMVLGLSDALVELTGTLAGLTFSLRNNSLVALSVLVTGISASLSMAGSEYLSTKTEGEGKNPIKASIITGFTYILSVFFLILPYFLFKNYIISFIFTLILALCLVIFFTFYVSIAQDKEFKKRFFEMSFIILSVSLITFIIGLLIKRILGIEI
- the nuoF gene encoding NADH-quinone oxidoreductase subunit NuoF, producing MTIPRSHVLISIDANTIIAGVKEVESALIEELKRRKLDKEICVVETGTLGIIGKGVIMVVYPEGVFYGNVKVEDIPELVEEHFIKGRPLKRLIITATPPPFVSREEVGLTKKQTRIVLKNSGVINPESIEEYIAVGGFSALEKALTEMTPDDVILEVKNSGLRGRGGAGFPTGLKWEFTRKAQGDEKYILCNADEGEPGTFKDRLILEGDPYRIVEGMTLAGYAIGARLGYIYIRGEYKLSIERIQKAIDTARSYGLLGENILGTNFSFDIYIKKGAGAYICGEETALIESLEGKRGIPRIKPPYPVIKGLWEKPTSVNNVETLANVPDIILNGAQWFRQFGTEKCPGTKVYTILGNVVNAGLIEVEMGTTLREIIFQYGGGIQEGKKFKCALVGGAAGAFLGEEMLDVKMDFDNLKEYAAVLGSGAILVMNESACIVDMMKSVLRFFKHESCGRCIPCRVGTKKLVDIIEKIAHLEGEDKDLEEMESISLVMRDTSFCPLGQSVYLPISSALKYFKDEFIAHYKEKYCVAGRCKEKKILVERI